In Rubrobacter aplysinae, the genomic stretch GTGATCTTCGGGGCCTCCGGCGACCTGACCTCGCGCAAGCTGGTGCCCGCTCTCTACGACCTCGCCGCCTCCCGCCGGCTGCCGATGGAGTTCGCCGTGGTCGGCATCTCCCGCACGGAGATGAGCCACGACGAGTTCCGGCAGAAGCTGCGCGAGGGGCTCGAGGAGCAGAGGCCCGGCAAGATCAGCGAGGACGTGTGGGACTCTTTCTCGAAGGGCATCTTCTATCTGCCCGGCGACTCCAAGGAGCCCGACACCTACAAGGAGCTAAAGGACTTTCTGGCGAACCTGGACGAGGAGCGCGGCACCTCGGGGAACCGGGTGTTCTACCTCTCGTCGTCGCCGTCGCTCTTCCCCCCGATAGTCGAGCAGCTCGGCGAGGTCGGGATGAACGTCCAGGAGGGCGGCTACTCGCGGCTCGTCATAGAGAAGCCCTTTGGCAGCGATCTCCAGAGCGCGCAGTATCTGAACCAGGAGATAAAGCGCCACTTCGACGAGTCCCAGATCTACCGCATAGACCACTACCTGGGCAAGGAGACGGTCCAGAACATCCTGGCCCTGCGCTTCGCCAACGGCATCTTCGAGCCGGTGTGGAACCAGCACTACGTGGATCACGTCCAGATCACGGTCGCAGAGAGCGACGGCGTGGGCGACCGGGGCGCTTTCTACGAGGAGGCCGGGGCCCTGCGCGACATCGTCCAGAACCACGTCATGCAGGTCCTGTGCCTGACGGCGATGGAGCCGCCGGTCGCGTTCGACGCGGACTCGGTGCGGGCGGAGAAGGTCAAGGTCCTCAAAGCGGTCCGCCCGATACCGGAGGATGAGGTGGACCGGTACGCGGTACGCGGCCAGTACGACTCGGGCTGGGTGTGGGGCGAGAAGGTGCCCGGCTACCGCGAGGAGGAGGACGTCGCCGAGGACTCGACGACCGAGACCTACGCGGCGCTGAAGCTGCTCGTGGACAACTGGCGCTGGGCCGGGGTACCTTTCTACATCCGCTCTGGCAAGCGGCTGCCCAAGAAGTCGACGGAGATCGCGATCCAGTTCAAGCAGACGCCGCACACGCCTTTCGTCGGCACGCGCAACCTGGAGCCGAACGTGCTCGTGATCCGGGTCCAGCCCGAGGAAGGCGTCTCCCTGAAGATCGGCGCGAAGGTGCCGGGGGCGGGCTTCGAGGTCTCCTCGGTGAACATGGATCTGCTCTACGGCGCGGCATTCCTCGAAGAGGCGCCCGACGCCTACCAGCGGCTCTTACTCGACATGATGCTCGGCGACCCGACGCTGTTTATCCGCTCGGACGAGGCCGAGGGGGCATGGGC encodes the following:
- the zwf gene encoding glucose-6-phosphate dehydrogenase, whose amino-acid sequence is MAETTAQGAQSPDTEGLLRDDSRLPRMPEPAAIVIFGASGDLTSRKLVPALYDLAASRRLPMEFAVVGISRTEMSHDEFRQKLREGLEEQRPGKISEDVWDSFSKGIFYLPGDSKEPDTYKELKDFLANLDEERGTSGNRVFYLSSSPSLFPPIVEQLGEVGMNVQEGGYSRLVIEKPFGSDLQSAQYLNQEIKRHFDESQIYRIDHYLGKETVQNILALRFANGIFEPVWNQHYVDHVQITVAESDGVGDRGAFYEEAGALRDIVQNHVMQVLCLTAMEPPVAFDADSVRAEKVKVLKAVRPIPEDEVDRYAVRGQYDSGWVWGEKVPGYREEEDVAEDSTTETYAALKLLVDNWRWAGVPFYIRSGKRLPKKSTEIAIQFKQTPHTPFVGTRNLEPNVLVIRVQPEEGVSLKIGAKVPGAGFEVSSVNMDLLYGAAFLEEAPDAYQRLLLDMMLGDPTLFIRSDEAEGAWAILQPVLDGWSENGGEIAQYPAGEWGPQEAEELLEQDGREWRRP